The Nakamurella alba genome has a window encoding:
- a CDS encoding ECF transporter S component encodes MTDHLTGTPTALRIHPRSTVALLLAFLATVAAFGWPLLVSPDSGLAHGNDATLVFAVLLPLVLAVVLAELSEGGIDAKAVAMLGVLSAVGSAIRLLGAGTGGIEPVFFLIVLAGRVFGRGFGFVLGCTTLLASALLTGGVGPWLPFQMLGAAWVGFGAGCLPAVRGRWEIAVLAGYATLAALAYGVALNLSFWPFTLGGGTEISFVPGDPVADNLPRLLAFSLATSLGWDLMRAVTTVLLVVLAGPGVLFVLRRAARKARWAG; translated from the coding sequence GGCCACCGTCGCGGCTTTCGGCTGGCCGCTGCTGGTCTCGCCGGACTCCGGGCTGGCCCACGGCAACGACGCGACCCTGGTGTTCGCCGTGCTGCTCCCGCTGGTGCTTGCGGTGGTGCTCGCCGAGCTCAGCGAGGGCGGCATCGACGCGAAGGCCGTGGCGATGCTCGGCGTGCTGTCCGCGGTGGGCTCGGCGATCCGGCTGCTCGGCGCCGGTACCGGCGGGATCGAGCCGGTGTTCTTCCTGATCGTGCTGGCCGGGCGGGTGTTCGGCCGCGGGTTCGGGTTCGTCCTGGGCTGCACCACCCTGCTGGCCTCGGCACTGCTCACCGGCGGGGTCGGTCCGTGGCTGCCGTTCCAGATGCTCGGTGCGGCCTGGGTCGGGTTCGGCGCGGGCTGCCTGCCGGCCGTCCGCGGCCGGTGGGAGATCGCCGTGCTGGCCGGCTACGCGACCCTGGCCGCCCTCGCCTACGGAGTCGCGCTGAACCTGTCGTTCTGGCCGTTCACCCTCGGCGGCGGCACCGAGATCTCCTTCGTACCAGGTGATCCGGTGGCCGACAACCTCCCGCGACTGCTCGCCTTCAGCCTGGCCACCTCGCTCGGCTGGGACCTGATGCGGGCGGTCACCACCGTGCTGCTGGTGGTGCTGGCCGGGCCCGGGGTGCTGTTCGTGCTGCGCCGGGCGGCCCGCAAGGCCCGCTGGGCCGGCTGA
- a CDS encoding Fpg/Nei family DNA glycosylase, with protein sequence MPELPEVTALAEFLVEHAAGRPVASVAVTALNVLTTYDPPATALIGRTLTAGGRHGKFLDLTFSGAPGSEDLHLVVHLARAGWLRWSDALSPTPPKMGGPIAFRLRLEGGAGFDITEAGTKKSVAIAVVTDPQQVPGVARLGPDALSLSADEFAALLKGRTGRIKNVITEQPVISGIGNAYSDEILHQAKLSPFATAGTLKPEQLERLYTAMVSVLNAAVGKAVGAEAARLKGEKRTGLKVHARTGLPCPVCGDTVAEVSFADRSFQYCPTCQTGGKLLADRRLSRLIK encoded by the coding sequence ATGCCTGAGTTGCCCGAGGTCACCGCCCTGGCCGAGTTCCTGGTGGAGCACGCCGCGGGCCGCCCCGTCGCCTCCGTCGCGGTGACCGCCCTCAACGTGCTGACCACCTATGATCCGCCGGCCACCGCCCTGATCGGCCGCACGCTGACCGCCGGCGGACGGCACGGCAAGTTCCTCGACCTCACGTTCAGCGGGGCGCCGGGTTCCGAGGACCTGCACCTGGTGGTGCATCTCGCCCGCGCCGGTTGGCTGCGCTGGTCCGACGCGCTGTCGCCGACCCCGCCGAAGATGGGCGGCCCCATCGCCTTCCGGCTGCGGCTGGAGGGTGGCGCGGGGTTCGACATCACCGAGGCCGGCACGAAGAAGTCCGTGGCCATCGCAGTCGTCACCGATCCGCAGCAGGTGCCCGGGGTGGCCCGGCTGGGGCCGGACGCGCTGTCGCTGTCCGCCGACGAGTTCGCCGCGCTGCTGAAGGGCCGGACCGGCCGGATCAAGAACGTGATCACCGAGCAGCCGGTGATCTCCGGGATCGGCAACGCCTACTCCGACGAGATCCTGCACCAGGCGAAGCTGTCGCCGTTCGCCACTGCCGGCACACTCAAGCCCGAGCAGCTGGAAAGGCTGTACACGGCGATGGTCTCGGTGCTGAACGCGGCCGTCGGCAAGGCGGTCGGTGCGGAGGCCGCCCGGCTCAAGGGCGAGAAGCGCACCGGGCTGAAGGTGCACGCCCGCACCGGGCTGCCCTGTCCGGTCTGCGGTGACACGGTGGCCGAGGTGTCCTTCGCCGACCGGTCCTTCCAGTACTGCCCGACCTGCCAGACCGGCGGCAAGCTGCTCGCCGACCGCCGGCTCTCCCGGCTGATCAAGTAG
- a CDS encoding GNAT family N-acetyltransferase produces MSPDAAIDVRTITPDEVPAWVAALNTGFQNASGDADAEARRPSIDPDRTIGAFDGDRVVATFRSFPTELTLPGTAEITVSAITAVSTTATHRRRGLARRMMAHDLTAAKERGEPGAALIAAEWPIYGRFGFGMGTETQGWRVDTSVARIARPVAGRTRMIDAAETRRLAPEIFDRHRRHSPGEINRTPQLWDVVLGVVHYPSWGEPTKKFSVLAEDEAGTPIGLARYTFADKWTDRRPAGTITIDGFISTGPEATSLLWEYLIGIDWATTVVQDMGRTDDLLPWLLTDHRHAAVTERGDHLWWRPLDVPAVLSARSYPNPGTLVLEVTDPMGLTGGRFRLEGGPQGGSCTPTTESADITLGIGALSAAALGTVRPSLLAAAGQVDEHTARGLVKADDLLRCRKTPYCSVGF; encoded by the coding sequence GTGAGTCCCGACGCCGCGATCGATGTCCGCACCATCACCCCTGACGAGGTGCCGGCCTGGGTGGCCGCACTCAACACCGGGTTCCAGAACGCCTCCGGCGACGCGGATGCCGAGGCCCGACGCCCCTCTATCGACCCGGACCGGACGATCGGGGCCTTCGACGGGGACCGTGTGGTCGCGACCTTCCGCAGCTTCCCGACCGAGCTCACCCTGCCCGGCACGGCGGAGATCACCGTCTCCGCGATCACCGCGGTGTCCACCACCGCGACACACCGGCGGCGTGGACTGGCCCGCCGGATGATGGCGCACGACCTGACCGCGGCGAAGGAGCGGGGCGAGCCCGGCGCGGCACTGATCGCCGCGGAGTGGCCGATCTACGGCCGGTTCGGGTTCGGCATGGGCACCGAGACCCAGGGCTGGCGGGTGGACACCTCGGTCGCCCGGATCGCCCGGCCGGTCGCCGGCCGTACCCGGATGATCGACGCCGCCGAGACCCGCCGGTTGGCGCCGGAGATCTTCGACCGGCACCGCCGGCACAGCCCTGGCGAGATCAACCGCACCCCGCAACTCTGGGACGTCGTCCTCGGCGTCGTGCACTACCCCAGCTGGGGCGAGCCGACGAAGAAGTTCTCGGTGCTGGCGGAGGACGAGGCCGGCACCCCGATCGGCCTGGCCCGCTACACCTTCGCCGACAAGTGGACCGACCGGCGCCCGGCGGGCACGATCACCATCGACGGCTTCATCAGCACCGGCCCGGAGGCGACGTCGCTGCTTTGGGAATACCTGATCGGCATCGACTGGGCCACCACCGTCGTCCAGGACATGGGCCGCACCGACGACCTGCTGCCCTGGCTGCTGACCGACCACCGGCACGCCGCCGTCACCGAACGCGGCGACCACCTCTGGTGGCGACCGCTGGACGTGCCGGCCGTGCTGTCGGCGCGCAGCTATCCGAACCCCGGCACGCTGGTCCTCGAGGTGACCGACCCGATGGGGCTGACCGGCGGCCGGTTCCGGCTGGAGGGCGGCCCGCAGGGCGGCAGCTGCACCCCGACCACCGAGTCGGCGGACATCACCCTCGGCATCGGTGCGCTCTCCGCCGCCGCGCTCGGCACCGTACGGCCGTCGCTGCTCGCCGCCGCCGGACAGGTCGACGAGCACACCGCCCGCGGACTGGTGAAGGCCGACGACCTGCTCCGCTGCCGGAAGACCCCGTACTGCAGCGTCGGGTTCTGA